One segment of Desulfosudis oleivorans Hxd3 DNA contains the following:
- a CDS encoding MJ0042-type zinc finger domain-containing protein, with translation MNVKCPECGALWAVSAEHAKKPHSRMKCGRCGAIFISHRPSIPPQRKVAQKPQQNDHLFFSLRGFISYPHINITGYWSYPAFVMSSKNQVFWLHLILAMVPDPAKKVTGLFRPRASVITTPGSKAIVHIDDFWVGIGPDPFDDYPWNGQPAGIYPHETIKGLSPSGLKEKERALLAACEAETHRFEKDKTLSQDFCQQWRDLSHPVFAGFLNRLAPDFIKTLEASLKS, from the coding sequence ATGAACGTGAAATGTCCTGAATGTGGGGCGTTGTGGGCTGTCAGCGCAGAGCATGCTAAAAAGCCCCACAGCAGAATGAAATGCGGTCGTTGCGGCGCAATATTTATTTCCCACCGTCCGTCCATCCCCCCACAAAGAAAGGTCGCTCAGAAACCGCAACAAAACGACCACCTGTTTTTTAGTCTTCGTGGGTTTATATCATATCCTCACATCAACATTACCGGCTACTGGTCTTACCCTGCCTTTGTGATGTCTTCTAAAAATCAGGTTTTCTGGCTGCATCTGATTCTGGCAATGGTGCCGGACCCTGCCAAAAAAGTCACCGGACTCTTTCGACCAAGGGCGTCTGTTATTACAACACCGGGTTCCAAAGCGATAGTGCACATTGATGACTTCTGGGTGGGTATCGGTCCAGACCCTTTTGATGATTATCCATGGAACGGTCAGCCTGCCGGCATATATCCCCACGAAACCATCAAGGGGCTTTCTCCGTCAGGGTTAAAGGAAAAAGAACGGGCGCTTCTTGCCGCCTGTGAAGCAGAAACCCATCGGTTTGAAAAGGATAAAACCCTGTCTCAGGATTTCTGTCAACAATGGAGAGACTTGAGCCATCCAGTGTTTGCCGGCTTTTTAAATAGGCTGGCACCTGATTTTATCAAAACCCTGGAAGCCTCTTTGAAGTCGTAG
- a CDS encoding SemiSWEET family sugar transporter, with protein METGSVFELMGATGSFVLCVSAVPQIIKTYRLKCAEGLSGTYLTVLTAGLSLIMVYSVYTGDRIFIFGNAISLLLTIIMAGLWYKYGDRHKRKMIHDDLQSS; from the coding sequence ATGGAAACAGGAAGTGTTTTTGAACTCATGGGAGCGACAGGCTCGTTTGTTCTGTGTGTCAGTGCGGTTCCGCAGATCATTAAAACCTATCGGCTGAAGTGCGCTGAAGGCCTTAGCGGGACATATCTGACGGTTCTGACAGCCGGCCTGTCGCTCATCATGGTTTATTCGGTGTATACCGGGGATAGGATTTTTATTTTCGGTAATGCCATTTCACTCTTGCTCACCATCATAATGGCCGGGCTCTGGTATAAGTATGGCGACAGACATAAAAGAAAGATGATCCACGATGACTTACAGAGTTCCTGA
- a CDS encoding DUF1232 domain-containing protein, producing the protein MFIPVFLFILALLYVISPIDPIPDVPVIGQIDDALVAAIATLNLLQSWLEETSIFLFGLRGLVKWLLIFIGIIAFSVMGMAVLTLVKVVTG; encoded by the coding sequence ATGTTTATTCCGGTGTTTCTGTTCATCCTGGCGCTGCTTTATGTGATTTCGCCGATAGATCCTATTCCGGATGTGCCGGTGATCGGTCAAATTGATGATGCCCTTGTGGCGGCCATTGCCACGCTCAATCTCCTTCAGAGTTGGCTCGAAGAAACCAGTATCTTTCTTTTCGGTCTCCGGGGCCTGGTCAAATGGCTGCTCATTTTTATCGGCATCATTGCTTTTTCCGTCATGGGTATGGCGGTGTTGACCTTGGTAAAGGTAGTTACGGGCTGA